One Candidatus Firestonebacteria bacterium RIFOXYD2_FULL_39_29 DNA window includes the following coding sequences:
- a CDS encoding 5,10-methylenetetrahydrofolate reductase, protein MRFTEITKMGRFVVTSELGPPKGFHIEKALHEAGVVWPYVHAINVTDNQSSVMRLGGLAMCKALKEKGIEPVFQVTCRDRNRLALQSDILSAALFGIENLLLLTGDHTTLGDHKDAKPVFDLDSVSLAYMVKQLEEGKDLAGNALEGEPPRFCKGAVVSPCAEPLDPQLFKMEKKINAGIEFFQTQAVYEVDKFEKFMKRVKQFGVPVYVGIVVLKGAGMAKFMNENVAGIHVPDNLIEELKKDKEKTKSGQTGIEISARLIKDLKPYCQGVHLMPLGWDDKVPKILELSGVKAEKDL, encoded by the coding sequence ATGAGATTTACTGAAATCACAAAAATGGGGAGGTTTGTTGTTACCTCTGAACTTGGACCGCCTAAGGGTTTTCATATAGAGAAAGCTCTTCATGAGGCCGGAGTTGTTTGGCCTTATGTTCATGCAATTAATGTTACGGATAATCAATCTTCAGTCATGCGACTTGGCGGATTGGCTATGTGTAAAGCTCTAAAAGAAAAAGGCATTGAGCCGGTATTTCAGGTTACCTGCAGAGACAGGAACCGTTTAGCTTTGCAATCAGATATTCTCAGCGCTGCTTTGTTTGGAATAGAAAACCTGTTACTCCTCACGGGAGATCATACTACTTTAGGTGATCATAAAGATGCAAAGCCCGTATTTGATCTGGATTCGGTGTCCTTAGCTTATATGGTAAAACAACTGGAAGAAGGCAAGGATCTGGCAGGGAATGCTTTGGAAGGCGAACCCCCCAGGTTTTGTAAAGGTGCAGTTGTATCTCCGTGCGCGGAGCCTCTGGATCCTCAGCTCTTTAAAATGGAGAAGAAAATAAATGCTGGTATTGAATTCTTTCAGACTCAGGCAGTGTATGAAGTTGATAAGTTTGAAAAGTTCATGAAAAGAGTAAAGCAGTTTGGGGTGCCTGTTTATGTCGGAATCGTTGTGCTTAAAGGTGCCGGAATGGCAAAGTTTATGAATGAGAATGTAGCAGGCATTCATGTCCCGGACAATTTAATCGAAGAATTAAAGAAAGATAAAGAAAAGACCAAGTCAGGTCAAACAGGTATTGAAATATCTGCAAGATTAATAAAAGATTTAAAGCCTTACTGCCAGGGTGTACATTTGATGCCTTTAGGCTGGGATGATAAAGTCCCAAAAATTCTTGAACTATCGGGAGTTAAGGCGGAAAAAGACTTATGA
- a CDS encoding NADH-quinone oxidoreductase subunit A: protein MINEYLAVFIFFVIALGFTVGGLVTAFLVRDSKPGYEKETTYECGEEPVGGAWIQFNMRYYFFAILFVIFDVEVIFLYPWAVVFKELGLFAFIEMTLFLGILILGLVYAWKKGYLQWE, encoded by the coding sequence ATGATAAATGAATATCTTGCAGTTTTTATATTTTTTGTTATAGCTCTGGGTTTTACTGTCGGAGGTCTGGTGACTGCATTCCTGGTCAGGGATTCAAAGCCCGGCTACGAGAAAGAAACTACTTATGAATGCGGTGAGGAACCTGTTGGCGGAGCTTGGATTCAGTTTAACATGAGATATTATTTTTTTGCAATACTTTTTGTTATTTTTGATGTGGAAGTAATATTCCTTTATCCCTGGGCTGTAGTTTTTAAGGAGCTTGGATTATTTGCGTTTATAGAAATGACCTTATTCCTTGGTATTTTAATCCTGGGTCTCGTGTATGCCTGGAAAAAAGGATATTTGCAGTGGGAGTAA
- a CDS encoding 5-formyltetrahydrofolate cyclo-ligase: MKKRLRQKLKKIRSLQKPSVINCKSKVIMKKLFSLPEFKKAKKVMFYVSFNNEVFTHRMISKALKIKKEIFVPLADIKNRRLSVVRIREFPDSLERSKYGILEPKKGCKGLFRGRNMDIIIVPVVGFDCDGNRLGYGGGFYDRFLKKMKAIKVGLAFNFQLLKSIPNEKNDQRLDIIITEKRAFKSCL; the protein is encoded by the coding sequence ATAAAAAAGAGGCTGAGACAAAAGCTTAAGAAAATAAGATCGCTTCAAAAACCCTCAGTTATCAACTGTAAAAGCAAGGTAATAATGAAAAAACTCTTCTCTCTTCCTGAATTCAAAAAAGCCAAAAAAGTAATGTTTTATGTGTCTTTTAATAATGAGGTGTTTACGCATAGAATGATAAGTAAAGCGTTAAAAATAAAAAAAGAAATATTTGTACCTCTAGCTGACATTAAGAATAGACGGCTAAGTGTAGTCAGGATAAGGGAATTTCCCGACAGTCTTGAGAGGTCTAAATATGGCATTCTTGAGCCAAAGAAAGGATGTAAGGGGCTATTTCGCGGTCGTAATATGGATATAATCATTGTTCCGGTTGTTGGTTTTGATTGCGATGGAAATAGGCTTGGATATGGCGGCGGTTTTTATGACCGTTTTTTAAAAAAAATGAAGGCAATTAAGGTCGGACTTGCTTTTAATTTTCAACTGCTTAAAAGTATTCCGAATGAAAAGAATGACCAGAGATTGGATATTATAATAACGGAAAAAAGAGCATTTAAGTCATGTCTGTAA
- a CDS encoding 5,10-methylene tetrahydromethanopterin reductase, with protein sequence MLITQVKKKEEILPFLKGEILLIACFGCKEVHFAEKEYETLKEELKAAKLNISGEIKLDYLCNEEYTRKRLDIHKNEITAAVSVVIFSCGVGVQTFAGLLPDKVVLSGCDTFYVPGFSGFTPSSCDCEQCGECMLGYTVGICPVTACSKGLLNGQCGGAKNGKCEVSKNKECGWERIFNRMLAINESDKNLKEMISIRDYKKSQ encoded by the coding sequence ATGTTGATCACTCAAGTTAAAAAGAAAGAAGAAATTCTGCCTTTTCTTAAAGGTGAAATATTATTGATCGCTTGTTTTGGCTGTAAAGAAGTTCATTTTGCGGAAAAAGAATATGAAACGCTCAAGGAAGAGCTAAAAGCTGCCAAATTGAATATATCCGGCGAGATAAAATTGGACTACTTGTGCAATGAAGAGTATACAAGAAAGAGATTAGACATTCATAAAAATGAAATTACAGCGGCAGTATCGGTAGTTATATTTTCCTGCGGAGTAGGTGTTCAGACTTTTGCCGGTCTGCTTCCTGATAAAGTAGTTCTTTCCGGTTGTGACACATTTTATGTCCCGGGTTTCTCAGGATTTACACCTTCTTCTTGCGATTGCGAGCAGTGCGGAGAATGCATGTTGGGATATACTGTCGGGATATGTCCTGTAACAGCATGCTCCAAGGGACTTTTAAATGGTCAATGCGGCGGAGCGAAAAATGGAAAGTGCGAAGTTTCAAAAAATAAAGAATGCGGCTGGGAAAGAATATTTAACAGGATGTTGGCTATAAATGAAAGTGACAAAAATTTAAAAGAAATGATCAGTATCCGCGATTACAAGAAAAGTCAGTAA